One genomic segment of Hevea brasiliensis isolate MT/VB/25A 57/8 chromosome 3, ASM3005281v1, whole genome shotgun sequence includes these proteins:
- the LOC110668896 gene encoding calmodulin-7 — protein sequence MADQLTDDQISEFKEAFSLFDKDGDGCITTKELGTVMRSLGQNPTEAELQDMINEVDADGNGTIDFPEFLNLMARKMKDTDSEEELKEAFRVFDKDQNGFISAAELRHVMTNLGEKLTDEEVDEMIREADVDGDGQINYEEFVKVMMAK from the exons ATGGCGGATCAACTCACAGATGACCAGATCTCCGAGTTCAAGGAAGCCTTCAGCTTATTCGATAAAGATGGAGACG GTTGCATTACCACAAAGGAGCTTGGTACTGTGATGAGATCGCTGGGACAGAACCCCACTGAGGCGGAACTCCAGGACATGATTAACGAAGTTGATGCTGATGGGAATGGAACTATTGATTTCCCTGAGTTTCTGAATCTTATGGCTAGGAAGATGAAAGACACCGACTCAGAGGAGGAGTTGAAAGAGGCATTCAGAGTTTTTGACAAGGATCAGAATGGTTTTATTTCTGCAGCTGAGCTGCGCCATGTAATGACAAACCTTGGCGAGAAGCTTACTGATGAAGAAGTTGATGAAATGATAAGGGAGGCAGATGTTGATGGTGATGGCCAGATAAATTATGAGGAATTTGTGAAGGTCATGATGGCAAAGTGA